The genomic window GCTTCGATATTCACATGAACCCCTTGAAACAAAGTTCTATCTACGCTGAGGTCATAGGCTAAATTATCAGCTAACAATATTGATTTTTTCGGCATTCTTCTCAAACCTCAATTCGCAAATTTCCACCCGCATGTTTCCAACAATTACGGGTAGATTAGACACAAAAGAAACTCAGCCACAGATAGTTAGGAAGCGGTTTAATGTAGATAGGAGTGATGACAATATATTTAGTGCATGACTTGTGAAGTAACCCTGTCAAACTAGTTGCGTTTATTCTTTGTTGACATTTGTTGCTTGGGCGCAACAGGTGCTTGGTACTACTTCATTTCAGCTATTTCATTGGAGTTGTGAAGAGGTTTGATATTGACTACAGTGTAGCACGAAGGTATTTCGGAAAGTGAGAATGCGATCGCCTGTTTTTGCCAAGCGTTAATGTAGCGCGGTAAGGGATAGCTATGCTGTCAGGCTGATCGCTAACTACGACAGTGGTAAAATAAATTAATAACTACTTGATGCCCTATCCATTCATGACCATTGCTCAAGAATTAGATGATCAAGCAGACATTTCTCAAGATGTTATTTTTCCCCCTAGTGATTTATATAGTGATGAGCCTCCATTGGAAAGCGAACTGCATCTACGGCAAATAATCCTACTTTTCAAATGTCTGGAATGGCTGTGGCGAGACAGAAATGATTTCTATGCAGCTGGAAACCTGACTATCTACTACAGTCCGCGCCAACTTAAATCAGAACACTTCCGGGGGCCAGACTTTTTTGTAGTGCTGGGAACTGAACGCAAAACACGTAAAAGTTGGGTAGTCTGGGAAGAAGATGGTAAATATCCGAATGTAATTGTAGAAATTCTGTCTGACTCAACAGCAAATACAGACAAAAGTTTAAAAAAAGAAATTTATCAAGATACTTTCCGCACACTTGATTATTTTTGGTTTGACCCTTACACACTAGAATTTGCAGGATTTCATTTAGTAGATGGAGAATATCAACCTCTACAAGCTTCTGAGCAAGGACATTTCTGGAGTCATCAGCTAGGCTTATATTTGGGAATTCATGAAGGTCTATTGCGGTTTTTTACATCAGTTGGGCAACTAGTACCGACACCTGAAGAAACAGCAGAACGTTTAGCAGCAAAACTGCGGGAGTTAAATATCGACCCAGATACAATTTAGACTACTGCGAATGCCTACGGCACGTTAGGCAAAGCCATAGTTTGTCGTAGGCCTTATCTGTGAAAATAGAAATTATCTTGTTTTTTGGCACAAAGCACAAAGAAAATGGCACATTTATTTGGGATAATGCTTGGCTAAAAATTCCTTAGCTTCTCTGTTATCTTTAATCACTCCATCCAAGGTAGCAGCAACTACATCATCTAATATTTGCCGATACTGGGGCCCTGGTTTATAATCAAGTTTTTTTAAATCATTGCCATTCAATAGTGGCTGCATATTTGCCCAAACAGTTAAATATTGCCAAATCTGATGTCTAAGCGATCGCGGACTTTGCAAAGCAATTAAAATCAGCATTGGTAAATCGTACTCTCGCAGCAACTGCACTACTTGACTGGGGCGTTGAAAAGTGGGTAATGATGTTATCACCTCAGTTTGCACTTGAGCTAAGTTCTTCAGCCTAGCAATGCTATCCTCTGGCAATTGCAGATTTTTTGCTACTTTCCCTCGATATTGTGGTGCTAGGTGGGCGATTAACGTTTCTAAGCGCATTTCCCAATGGATAAGGGTTGGTTGCGGGTCAAATCGTTGCAAGCAGCGTTTTAGCAAACGTAATTGTCGTAAGAGTTCTGCGTCTAGGTTGAGGGTAGGATGGATACACTGCAACGCCCCTAAGTTATCGAGTAACTGTAAAGCCGATTTCCAGTAAGGGGCTTCTAGGATGTGTTTTAATTCTGTTTTCAGTCTAGTTTGTAGGGCTGGAGTTTTGCTATTCTCTTGAGCAGTGCGATCGTAAACGCCACTGTTGATGGCATAGCGGATAAACTCTTCAGTTTGCGGTTCTATCTGAAATCCGAAGCGCACGGCAAAGCGCACACCACGATAAATGCGAGTGGGGTCTTCGATAAAGCTGTTGGCATGTAAAACCCGAATTTGCTTGGCTTCTAAATCCAGTAAACCGCCAAAGAAATCAAGTAATTCACCTGAACGAGGGGTAGTGAGCCGCAAGGCGATCGCATTGATGGTAAAATCTCGACGATACAAGTCTTGACGAATAGAACTCGCCTCAACTTCTGGATTCGCTGCTGGGTAAGGATAAAATTCTGTCCTAGCCGTAGCAATATCTACCCATAGAGAATCTAATTCTGGGTCTTTGTGCCACAACAAAGCAGCAGTTTGAAAAGCCCCGTGGATTTCTAAGCGAGCCGCAGGATAAAGTTGTTGGAGTGCTTTTGCTAGTTCCACACCAGCACCAACATCTGCTGATTTATGAAAGCCATCAACTACAAGGTCAATATCTTTAATCATCAAGCTGCCTGCTGCGTCAGCTAACAGCAAATCCCGCACCGCACCTCCGACAAGATAAAGATGCCAACCCCGTTTTTCTGCTTCTTGCGATGCTGTGGTGAGTAATTGCCATAACTGAGGAGCAAGTTTATTTTGCAATTGAGGGAGATTAATATTACTTTTCCCCCTCTTTGCCTTTCCCCCTCCTCCGTCTTCATCCCTTTGCTGATGTAATTCCCGCAAAACATCAGTACGAGTGACGATACCAACTAACTGCCCATTTTCCAATACTGGTAAGCGTCCGATATCGTAGGTTACCATCACTGACTCAATTTGTGGCAATGTCGTATCTGGTGTAATCGTTTTGAGATTCGTAGTCATGTAACCCTTGACTGGTGCATGACTAAATCCGTGATGCAAGGCGATATCGATATCCCGCCGCGAAATAATACCTACTAGTTGCCCTTGAGCATCGACTACAGATAAACCAGACTGTCCATAGCGTAATAAAATGCGCTGTGCTTCGGCAATTGTGGTTTCAGGCAGAATAGTGCGAACAGGAGAGGACATCAAATCTCTAGCGGTGGGGGGATGGGGAATTTGCGCTTTTACCCCGTCCAGGAGTTGTTTTAATATTGCCTGCGAATCAACCCCCCTTAGGTTTAGCGATGCGGCTTGTGAATGACCGCCGCCACCTAGAGGTTGGAATAATAGGTTAAGATTCGTTTTGGGAATTTGCGATCGCCCAATTACTGTTAAGCGGGAATCACTTTCACTCAAAGGATATTCATTGGCTAATAGTATGGCATCAATTTCGGTTAATTCCACGAGTTCTGAAGCCAAACTCGATAGCCCCGGCACAAAACCATCTGTTTTCAGAGTTACCCAAGCAACCGTATATCCATGTAGACGAAGATATTCTAAATTTTGCAGTGATTCAGTTAAAAGCTGCTGCAATTGCAAAGACAAGCCAGGGTCACGGTAGGTAGAAATTACTGATAAACTGGCACCTTGTTGCATCAACCAAGCCAAAGCCAAGGCATCCCGTGGTGTGGACTGGTCAAAGGTCAAGGAGCCAGTGTCAACATGGATACCCAAAGCCATCACAGTTGCTTCGGTAGGAGTCAGGGAAATTTGCTGTTGTTGCAATAGCTCCACAATTAAAGTTGTGGTGGCTCCTACTGAGGAAATATGCGATCGCCTGGCGGGAATATCAGATTCTTGTCCTAAGTGATGGTCATAAACTATAATCTCTGTTAAATGCGGTAAATCTAACCACTCAGCAGCTTTACCCAAGCGATCGCGCTGTTGCGTATCCACCACACTCAGAGAACGAATTTTTTCTGGATTCACCGAACGGCGTTCAATCAGCGGATATTCATCCCGATGCAATGCTAAAAAATCCCGTACAGTAGGGTCAGAACCGCCAGTCAGGACAATCTTACTTCCCGGTAGTAGCCGCGTTAACCCTACTGCTGCTCCTAGTGCGTCAAAATCTGCTGTTGTGTGGCAAAGAATTAAATCCATAGTTAAGAGTCATTAGTCATTGGTCATCGGTACTTATACAAAGAACAAACGACTAAAATGTTGCAATTTTTGGTAACTTAACAACAAGAAAAAAGTGTCAGTGTCGCCCTTTAGCTAAAATGAGCAGAAGCCTCACCCTTTACCCCTCAGAGTCAGCACCCTAATTGTGAAATATTCTGAAATAGATGATCAGGGCGTTGTATGATTTAATTGGTTACTCACGGCCACGGTCGTTGATACACCTCGCTTATTGCCCTCTGGGAAACCTATGTCAAAGGTTGGACAACGGCAAACGAGTAGACTTCCTTTCAAACAATGCAAATTTACCATTGGTTGACACATCAGTGCAAAAGTCATAAGCAATTCATCCTGTGTCGTAAAATTTGTGGGCTACGAAAGGAAGAAAAAATCAAACTGTTGGCCGTGGGGCATCAAGGGGACATAAAACCAGAACTTCTGGAAATGTCCTATGCAATAGCAGGAGTCATACTCGTTGCCTACACTGTACAGCTTACTGTTAGTGTAGGACATATCACTATTTCGCTGTATTGGGAGAAGCAAAAATGACCATAATATTCCAATTTGCCTTGATAGGTTTAGTCCTGTTGTCTTTTGTCCTGGTTGTGGGCGTCCCCGTTGCTTACGCCACTCCCCAAAATTGGGTTGAATCTAAAAAACTGCTCTGGCTTGGTTCTGGCGTCTGGATTGGTTTGGTATTTTTAGTTGGTTTGTTAAACTTTTTTGTTGTGTAGGCGACGGCTTCACTCTGGCGCAGGCACATAATATAAGAACTAGAGGGGCAGAAAAGCCAAGGTCAAAGATTAAAGGAAAAAAGGAGAGATTTTTCGATTTTTCCTGTTTCCTTTCTTTTGACCATGCTTTCCTGCTCCTCTACATTTAAATAAGAAATGTATATTGACCGGAAAAAGTATAGTTGATTAAGAGGCAGTCATGGCAGTTTTCGAGGGAACTTTTACTCAAACGGAGCCTTTGCGGTTTGCAGTGGTGATTGGTCGATTCAATGACCTTGTTAC from Nostoc sp. UHCC 0926 includes these protein-coding regions:
- a CDS encoding Uma2 family endonuclease; this translates as MTIAQELDDQADISQDVIFPPSDLYSDEPPLESELHLRQIILLFKCLEWLWRDRNDFYAAGNLTIYYSPRQLKSEHFRGPDFFVVLGTERKTRKSWVVWEEDGKYPNVIVEILSDSTANTDKSLKKEIYQDTFRTLDYFWFDPYTLEFAGFHLVDGEYQPLQASEQGHFWSHQLGLYLGIHEGLLRFFTSVGQLVPTPEETAERLAAKLRELNIDPDTI
- a CDS encoding CBS domain-containing protein, with amino-acid sequence MDLILCHTTADFDALGAAVGLTRLLPGSKIVLTGGSDPTVRDFLALHRDEYPLIERRSVNPEKIRSLSVVDTQQRDRLGKAAEWLDLPHLTEIIVYDHHLGQESDIPARRSHISSVGATTTLIVELLQQQQISLTPTEATVMALGIHVDTGSLTFDQSTPRDALALAWLMQQGASLSVISTYRDPGLSLQLQQLLTESLQNLEYLRLHGYTVAWVTLKTDGFVPGLSSLASELVELTEIDAILLANEYPLSESDSRLTVIGRSQIPKTNLNLLFQPLGGGGHSQAASLNLRGVDSQAILKQLLDGVKAQIPHPPTARDLMSSPVRTILPETTIAEAQRILLRYGQSGLSVVDAQGQLVGIISRRDIDIALHHGFSHAPVKGYMTTNLKTITPDTTLPQIESVMVTYDIGRLPVLENGQLVGIVTRTDVLRELHQQRDEDGGGGKAKRGKSNINLPQLQNKLAPQLWQLLTTASQEAEKRGWHLYLVGGAVRDLLLADAAGSLMIKDIDLVVDGFHKSADVGAGVELAKALQQLYPAARLEIHGAFQTAALLWHKDPELDSLWVDIATARTEFYPYPAANPEVEASSIRQDLYRRDFTINAIALRLTTPRSGELLDFFGGLLDLEAKQIRVLHANSFIEDPTRIYRGVRFAVRFGFQIEPQTEEFIRYAINSGVYDRTAQENSKTPALQTRLKTELKHILEAPYWKSALQLLDNLGALQCIHPTLNLDAELLRQLRLLKRCLQRFDPQPTLIHWEMRLETLIAHLAPQYRGKVAKNLQLPEDSIARLKNLAQVQTEVITSLPTFQRPSQVVQLLREYDLPMLILIALQSPRSLRHQIWQYLTVWANMQPLLNGNDLKKLDYKPGPQYRQILDDVVAATLDGVIKDNREAKEFLAKHYPK
- the psbZ gene encoding photosystem II reaction center protein PsbZ, whose translation is MTIIFQFALIGLVLLSFVLVVGVPVAYATPQNWVESKKLLWLGSGVWIGLVFLVGLLNFFVV